The nucleotide window TCCCTGACTATCCGATCACGTACGACGCCGGCAAATCGCTCAACGCCGCCGCAAAGGCGCACAAGGACAGCGGCTATGCGGCACAATGGGCCGGGCAAGCGGCACCGCTCGCCCGCGTGTTGCCCGCAGCAGAATTGCTCGGCGTACTGACGCGAGAAACCCGCGAAGCCATCACGGCGGCGATGCGCGTGTCATGAAACGTCGACAGCAGTAGCCGGCACCCGCAAGACAGGTAAGTCCCCTTTAGCTTCGGAGACGTCACGGCATGTTCAACGCGATTTTGCTGACGCAATCCGACGGTGCCACGCAGGCCGCCGTCACCGCACTGGAAGACGATGCACTCCCCACCGATGGCGATGTGCTCGTCGCCATCGACTACTCCACCATCAATTACAAGGACGGTCTGGCGATCACCGGCCGCGCACCCGTCGTGCGCCACTGGCCGATGGTCGCGGGCATCGATGGCGCCGGTACGGTCCTCGAATCGTCGCATCCCGCGTGGCACAAGGGCGATCGGTTCGTGCTCAACGGCTACGGCGTCGGCGAGACGCACTGGGGATGTCTGGCACAGAAGGCCCGTCTCAAGGGTGACTGGCTGGTGCGCCTGCCCGGGCGCCTGACGCCGCGCGATGCGATGGCGATCGGCACCGCCGGCTATACGGCGATGCTGTCGGTGATGGCACTGGAGCGCAGCGGCGTGTCCCCACGGCATGGCGACGTGCTGGTGACGGGGGCCTCCGGCGGTGTGGGCTCGGTGGCCATCGCGCTACTCAGTTCGCTCGGTTATCGCGTGGTGGCCTCGACCGGCAAGCTCCACGAAGCGGACTATCTGAAGACGCTCGGCGCTGCGGAAGTCATCGACCGCAATCTGCTCTCAGACCCCGGCAAACCGCTTCAGAAAGAGCGCTGGGCTGCCGTGGTCGACTCGGTGGGATCGCACACGCTCGTGAATGCCTGCGCCCAGTTGCGTTATGACGGCGTGGCAACGGCGTGCGGTCTCGCGCAAGGCATGGACTTCCCGGCCAACATGGCGCCGTTCATCCTGCGCGGCATTACGCTGCACGGGATCGATAGCGTGATGGCCCCGCACGCGCTGCGCGAACAAGCTTGGCAGCGTCTGGCGCGCGATCTCGAACCGCAAAAACTCGGGGGCATTTCGCACGACGTTAGCCTGCACGACGCCATCGGCATCGGGCAACGCATCGTGAAGGGGGAAATTCACGGCCGGGTGGTGGTGGACGTGAATCGCTGAAGCGGGGTGCTGGGAAGCCAACGACGCAACGCAGAAACAACCGAAAGCGCGAACCAAGCGGGCGGCCCTCACAGGCCGCCCGTTTTTCGTTCAGTGACCGCCGCCGAGATACGCGGCACGCACGGCGTCGTCGTTGCGCAGACGCTCTGCCGGACCGTGCACCGAGATGCGGCCGTTTTCCAGCACGTAGCCGTAGTCGGCCACGGCCAGCGCCGCTGCCGCGAACTGTTCGACGAGCAACATCGTCACGCCCTCTGACTTCAGGTTGCCGATGATGCGAAACACTTCGTCGACCAGAATCGGCGCGAGCCCCATCGACGGCTCATCGAGCAGCACGATGTCCGGGCGCAGCATCACCGCGCGGGCCATCGCGAGCATCTGCTGCTCGCCGCCCGAAAGCGTACCGGCCAACTGGTTGCGGCGTTCCTTCAGCCGTGGAAACAGATCCATCGCGCGGTCGAGGTCAGCCGCCACGTCGCCGCGCGGACGGCTGCCGGTCAAGCGCGGAAACGCGCCGAGGCGCAGATTGTCGGTTACCGACATGGTGGCGAAAACACGTCGCCCTTCCGGCGAGTGCGCGAGGCCGAGCTTGGCGATGCGATGCGAATCGAGCCCGTCGATGCGCTTCTCACCGAGGGTAATTTCACCCGAGGTCGGCTTGATCATGCCCGACACGGCGCGCATGGTGGTGGTCTTGCCGGCCCCGTTCGAGCCGATCAGCGTAATGACCTGACCGCCCGGCACATCGATATCGATGCCGTGCAGTACCTGCACTTTGCCGTAGCCGGCTTGCAGATTACGAATGGAAAGCATAGGAGTTCCGTGAGTTCGTGGCTGCCTGATACGTCACGGGCACCGATCAAGCTGGTCCCCGTGACATGGCGCGCGTCAGTGAGTCGTCGTTGCGCCGCCCAGATAGGCTTCGATCACCTTCGGATCGGCCTGAATCTGTGCCGGCAGCCCTTCCGCGATCTTCTGCCCGAAGTCGAGCACGGACACCGTCTGGCACGTGCTCATGACCACGTCCATGTGGTGCTCGATCAGGATGACCGTAATGCCGTGGTCGCGGATCTTGCGAATGATCGTGAGCAACTCGCGAATATCGGGTGCCGTGAGGCCCGCCGCGGGCTCGTCGAGCAACAGCAAGCGCGGGTCGAGCGCGAGTGCCCGTGCGATCTCCAGCAGACGCTGTTTGCCATACGGCAGATTGCGCGCCTCCTCGTCGGCCAGTGGCGCCAGCCCCACAAACTCCAGCAGCCGCATCGCCCGTGCACGGGCCCCGCCTTCTTCGCGCTTGTAACGCGGTAGTCGCAACGACACATCGACCAGCGTCGAGCCGAACGTGTGATGCAACCCCACGAGCACGTTTTCGAGCGCCGTCATTTCGCCGAACAACTGCACGTTCTGGAAAGTCCGTGCCACGCCGGAGAGCGCGATGTCTGCCGACGTACGCCCGGCCAGCGATTGCCCGGCGAATTCGATGCTGCCCGCCGTGGGCACGTAAATGCCCGTGAGCACGTTCATCATCGTGCTCTTGCCCGAGCCGTTGGGGCCGATCAACCCGTGAATCGTGCCGCGCTTGACCGTCAGGTCCACCTGATTGAGCGCCTTGAGACCGTCGAACTGCATGAGCAGCTGGCGCACCTTGAGCAACTCCTCCGGGCCGCTGGCAGCCGCTGCCAGTACCGGGTCGGTGGTGCTCGCCGCGCCCTCGTCGATCTGTGCCGCCGACACGGTGTGCGCCCGGCGGCGGTTCATGACCTTGGCACGCAGGAAGCCGACGATGCCATCGGGCAGGTAGTACACGACAAACAGAATCATCAGACCGAAAATCGTCAGACGCCAGTCGGTGATGTTGTCGCGCCACCACGTCACGCTAGCCAGCGCAATCGTGCCGACAATCGGCACCGCGGCTTTGGCGAGGCTCGTGCGTCCGCGTGCGATGGCGGTGACGGCAACACCCGTGGTCACCACGGCGATGGCGGTCGCCACGATACGGAAGGTGGCGATGTCATCGAGCAATTGCGGCAACAGCACGATGATGGCCGCCCCCAGCAGCGAGCCGCTGCGCGTCTTGCGACCGCCCATGATCACGGCGAGCAGGAACAGAATCGTCAACTCGAAGTTGTACGTGTTCGGCGAAATGTATTGCTCGGAGTAGGCGTAGAGACTGCCCGCGAGCCCGGCAAAACCGGCGCTGATCACGAACGCATACACCTTGTAGCGATACACCGACACGCCCATACAGTCCGACGCCACCGGCGAATCGCGCAGTGCCTCGAAGGCACGGCCAAGGTGCGACTTCAGAAT belongs to Pandoraea norimbergensis and includes:
- the acuI gene encoding acrylyl-CoA reductase (NADPH); translation: MFNAILLTQSDGATQAAVTALEDDALPTDGDVLVAIDYSTINYKDGLAITGRAPVVRHWPMVAGIDGAGTVLESSHPAWHKGDRFVLNGYGVGETHWGCLAQKARLKGDWLVRLPGRLTPRDAMAIGTAGYTAMLSVMALERSGVSPRHGDVLVTGASGGVGSVAIALLSSLGYRVVASTGKLHEADYLKTLGAAEVIDRNLLSDPGKPLQKERWAAVVDSVGSHTLVNACAQLRYDGVATACGLAQGMDFPANMAPFILRGITLHGIDSVMAPHALREQAWQRLARDLEPQKLGGISHDVSLHDAIGIGQRIVKGEIHGRVVVDVNR
- a CDS encoding ABC transporter ATP-binding protein: MLSIRNLQAGYGKVQVLHGIDIDVPGGQVITLIGSNGAGKTTTMRAVSGMIKPTSGEITLGEKRIDGLDSHRIAKLGLAHSPEGRRVFATMSVTDNLRLGAFPRLTGSRPRGDVAADLDRAMDLFPRLKERRNQLAGTLSGGEQQMLAMARAVMLRPDIVLLDEPSMGLAPILVDEVFRIIGNLKSEGVTMLLVEQFAAAALAVADYGYVLENGRISVHGPAERLRNDDAVRAAYLGGGH
- a CDS encoding branched-chain amino acid ABC transporter ATP-binding protein/permease — its product is MTAKLAGIVGILALFGFPLAVGNPYYIHMIETIMIYAILLFGLDIVVGYTGQVSLGHAGLFGIGAYVAGVFFAKLGLSLWLALPAAILVTAAFGAILALPALRVIGPYLAMVTLAFGTIIQILINEMDFLTSGPLGIKLTKPLIGGHPIDEVEYYWLVAVLLLLSMLVAHRILKSHLGRAFEALRDSPVASDCMGVSVYRYKVYAFVISAGFAGLAGSLYAYSEQYISPNTYNFELTILFLLAVIMGGRKTRSGSLLGAAIIVLLPQLLDDIATFRIVATAIAVVTTGVAVTAIARGRTSLAKAAVPIVGTIALASVTWWRDNITDWRLTIFGLMILFVVYYLPDGIVGFLRAKVMNRRRAHTVSAAQIDEGAASTTDPVLAAAASGPEELLKVRQLLMQFDGLKALNQVDLTVKRGTIHGLIGPNGSGKSTMMNVLTGIYVPTAGSIEFAGQSLAGRTSADIALSGVARTFQNVQLFGEMTALENVLVGLHHTFGSTLVDVSLRLPRYKREEGGARARAMRLLEFVGLAPLADEEARNLPYGKQRLLEIARALALDPRLLLLDEPAAGLTAPDIRELLTIIRKIRDHGITVILIEHHMDVVMSTCQTVSVLDFGQKIAEGLPAQIQADPKVIEAYLGGATTTH